One stretch of Halobaculum marinum DNA includes these proteins:
- the glpB gene encoding glycerol-3-phosphate dehydrogenase subunit GlpB, translating to MAIESDVVVVGGGLAGATAALSAAREGVHVHLISAKESTLRQASGLVDALGYPDPDAGTGPVADPFTGVDDLPDNHPYRVVGADALREGLALFDGVVGDLYRGSHTDRNALVATTSGRAKPTARYPRSMAAGLVSDDRPTLLVGFEAATDFDAPLAAERLTAAGVPFDVRGATVEFPGDYRADAAVTRLAHALERDEDAGNGRSTRQRLADRVRPNLGDAERVGFPAMLGDAHVEEVRADLSERLDAEVFEIPTGPPSLPGIRLEDRLFDALDEAGVSMTTGNPVVDYETDDDGDIDHVIIDRNGARIPYSAGAYVLATGGLVGKGLDSDRDGPREGVFGCHVPAPEDRMAWSAEGAFADHAFARFGVDPDEQLRPLDASGSPEFGNLFAAGGVVGGADVAREKSASGVSLATGLVAGRTAAEEV from the coding sequence GTGGCGATTGAGTCGGACGTTGTCGTCGTCGGCGGCGGCCTCGCCGGCGCGACCGCGGCGCTGTCGGCGGCCCGCGAGGGCGTGCACGTGCACCTCATCTCCGCGAAGGAGAGCACGCTCCGGCAGGCCAGCGGGCTGGTCGACGCGCTCGGCTACCCCGACCCCGACGCGGGGACGGGCCCCGTCGCCGACCCGTTCACTGGTGTCGACGACCTCCCCGACAACCACCCGTACCGCGTCGTCGGCGCCGACGCGCTCCGCGAGGGGTTGGCGCTGTTCGACGGCGTCGTCGGCGACCTGTATCGGGGGAGCCACACCGACCGCAACGCGCTCGTGGCGACGACCTCCGGGCGCGCGAAGCCGACCGCGCGGTACCCGCGTAGCATGGCGGCCGGCCTCGTCAGCGACGACCGACCGACGCTCCTCGTGGGGTTCGAGGCGGCCACGGACTTCGACGCGCCACTGGCGGCGGAGCGCCTGACCGCCGCGGGCGTCCCCTTCGACGTGAGGGGGGCCACCGTCGAGTTCCCGGGCGACTACCGCGCCGACGCCGCGGTGACGCGCCTCGCGCACGCGCTCGAACGGGACGAGGATGCCGGGAACGGCCGCTCGACCCGACAGCGCCTCGCCGACCGCGTGCGCCCGAACCTCGGCGACGCCGAGCGTGTCGGCTTCCCGGCGATGCTGGGCGACGCCCACGTCGAGGAGGTGCGGGCGGACCTGTCGGAACGCCTCGACGCCGAGGTGTTCGAGATTCCCACGGGGCCGCCGAGCCTCCCGGGGATCCGACTGGAGGACCGTCTGTTCGACGCGCTCGACGAGGCGGGCGTGTCGATGACGACCGGGAACCCGGTCGTCGACTACGAGACGGACGACGACGGCGACATCGACCACGTGATCATCGACCGCAACGGCGCACGGATCCCGTACAGCGCCGGCGCGTACGTGCTCGCCACGGGCGGCCTCGTCGGCAAGGGCCTCGACTCCGACCGCGACGGGCCGCGTGAGGGGGTGTTCGGCTGTCACGTCCCCGCGCCCGAGGATCGGATGGCGTGGTCTGCGGAGGGCGCGTTCGCGGACCACGCGTTCGCACGCTTCGGGGTCGACCCGGACGAACAACTCCGGCCGCTCGACGCGAGCGGATCGCCGGAGTTCGGCAACCTGTTCGCCGCCGGCGGGGTCGTCGGCGGCGCGGACGTGGCGCGGGAGAAGTCGGCCAGCGGCGTCTCGCTGGCCACGGGGCTGGTCGCGGGCCGTACCGCGGCGGAGGAGGTATGA
- the ileS gene encoding isoleucine--tRNA ligase, whose translation MDDSDISDQYTPEAVEAAVSERWDETDAYEVTKEAHADDPSFFFVDGPPYTTGQMHLGTAWNKTLKDTVIRRLRMAGHDVTDRPGYDMHGLPIETKVEQELGFETKRDIEEFGMENFIDECREFAQRNRENMDEDFQSIGAWMDWDDPYQTIDPEYMESAWWALSQVHDRGLVEQGKRSISQCPRCETAIANNEVEYEDIESPSIYVKFPLSDREGSLVIWTTTPWTIPANTFIAVGADLTYQQVEATKDGETETLFLAESTVEDALRRGRYDDFEVVDEFSGEELVGWTYDHPLAEEVPEHPSFEGAGEVYTAEYVEADRTGLVHSAPGHGQEDFERGSELGLEAFCPVGGDGVYTDLAGDYAGTFVRDANDDIIADLEEKGLLLASETHEHSYGHCWRCDTPIVFLATDQWFIRITEIKDELLDNIDDAEWHPHSAREGRFRNFVEEAPDWNVSRQRYWGIPLPIWVPEEQEQYDAEDLIVIGTREELAERVDQDVDPDSIDLHRPSVDDLTVTEDGTTYERVPDVFDVWFDSSVASLGTIGYPGDEADFEELWPADLIIEAHDQTRGWFWSQLGMGTAALGESPYSEVLMHGFTTMGDGSKMSKSKGNIVEPEEAIDAAGRDPLRCYLLSHEQQEKNLAFEWDGLHEMQSTLNILWNVFRFPLPYMELDGYDPADPDVHDADLDVVDEWVLSRLQTVKAEMDEAWDDYEVDDALNALLDFVTTDVSRFYVKAIRERMWEDEDSASKHAAYDTMATVLGEVTRLLAPYAPYLTERMYQHLDGEATTVHQLSTPAVDADLRDEQLETDMAVLRGVEEAAANARQRAERKLRWPVTRVVVESDDDAVRDSVSNLRDLLGERVNSRAVEVVESYGELVEVAEPEMSKLGPAFGGDAQEVMTAIQGTTRAELEGSGTLAVEVDGEVYDLDEEMVTFHSQAPEGVVSAEFDGGTVYVDTELTEDVESEGYARDVVRRIQEMRKELDLEVDERIRVSVDVDDERVAGFVDEHREYVAEETRADAFVDDGDFDLVEEWTVEDVAVTIGVARVSAQSPVEE comes from the coding sequence ATGGACGACAGCGACATCTCGGACCAGTACACGCCGGAGGCGGTGGAGGCCGCCGTCTCCGAGCGCTGGGACGAGACGGACGCCTACGAGGTGACGAAGGAGGCGCACGCGGACGACCCGTCGTTCTTCTTCGTCGACGGGCCGCCGTACACGACCGGCCAGATGCACCTGGGGACGGCGTGGAACAAGACCCTGAAGGACACGGTCATCCGCCGCCTCCGGATGGCGGGCCACGACGTGACCGACCGCCCCGGCTACGACATGCACGGCCTGCCCATCGAGACGAAAGTCGAGCAGGAACTCGGCTTCGAGACGAAGCGGGACATCGAGGAGTTCGGGATGGAGAACTTCATCGACGAGTGCCGCGAGTTCGCCCAGCGCAACCGCGAGAACATGGACGAGGACTTCCAGTCCATCGGCGCCTGGATGGACTGGGACGACCCGTACCAGACCATCGACCCGGAGTACATGGAGTCGGCGTGGTGGGCGCTGTCGCAGGTCCACGACCGCGGCCTCGTCGAACAGGGCAAGCGCTCTATCTCGCAGTGCCCGCGCTGTGAGACGGCCATCGCCAACAACGAGGTCGAGTACGAGGACATCGAGTCCCCCTCCATCTACGTGAAGTTCCCCCTCTCGGACCGCGAGGGGAGTCTCGTCATCTGGACGACGACCCCGTGGACCATCCCCGCGAACACGTTCATCGCCGTCGGCGCGGACCTTACCTACCAGCAGGTCGAGGCGACGAAGGACGGCGAGACGGAGACGCTGTTCCTCGCGGAGTCGACGGTGGAGGACGCCCTCCGTCGCGGCCGCTACGACGACTTCGAGGTCGTCGACGAGTTCTCCGGCGAGGAGTTGGTCGGCTGGACGTACGACCACCCGCTCGCCGAGGAGGTTCCCGAGCACCCGAGTTTCGAGGGTGCCGGCGAGGTGTACACCGCAGAGTACGTCGAGGCCGACCGCACGGGCCTCGTCCACTCCGCGCCCGGCCACGGGCAGGAGGACTTCGAGCGCGGGTCGGAACTCGGCCTGGAGGCGTTCTGTCCCGTCGGCGGCGACGGCGTCTACACGGACCTCGCCGGCGACTACGCGGGCACGTTCGTCCGCGACGCCAACGACGACATCATCGCGGACCTGGAGGAGAAGGGCCTCCTCCTCGCGAGCGAAACCCACGAGCACAGCTACGGCCACTGCTGGCGGTGTGACACGCCCATCGTCTTCCTCGCGACCGACCAGTGGTTCATCCGGATCACCGAGATCAAAGACGAACTGCTCGACAACATCGACGACGCCGAGTGGCACCCCCACTCCGCGCGGGAGGGCCGCTTCCGCAACTTCGTCGAGGAGGCGCCCGACTGGAACGTCTCCCGCCAGCGCTACTGGGGCATCCCGCTCCCCATCTGGGTGCCCGAGGAGCAAGAGCAGTACGACGCCGAGGACCTCATCGTCATCGGGACGCGCGAGGAACTCGCTGAACGCGTCGACCAGGACGTCGACCCCGACAGCATCGACCTCCACCGCCCCTCCGTCGACGACCTGACCGTCACCGAGGACGGCACGACGTACGAACGCGTCCCCGACGTGTTCGACGTGTGGTTCGACTCGTCGGTCGCGAGTCTCGGCACCATCGGCTACCCCGGCGACGAGGCCGACTTCGAGGAGTTGTGGCCCGCCGACCTCATCATCGAGGCGCACGACCAGACCCGTGGCTGGTTCTGGTCGCAACTCGGCATGGGCACCGCCGCGCTCGGCGAGTCGCCGTACAGCGAGGTGCTGATGCACGGCTTCACGACGATGGGCGACGGCTCGAAGATGTCCAAGTCGAAGGGCAACATCGTCGAACCGGAGGAGGCCATCGACGCCGCCGGGCGCGACCCCCTCCGGTGTTACCTCCTCAGCCACGAGCAGCAGGAGAAGAACCTCGCGTTCGAGTGGGACGGTCTCCACGAGATGCAGTCGACGCTCAACATCCTGTGGAACGTGTTCCGCTTCCCGCTGCCGTACATGGAGTTGGACGGCTACGACCCCGCCGACCCCGACGTCCACGACGCCGACCTCGACGTGGTCGACGAGTGGGTGCTCTCGCGACTCCAAACCGTGAAGGCGGAGATGGACGAGGCGTGGGACGACTACGAGGTCGACGACGCGCTCAACGCGCTGCTCGACTTCGTGACGACGGACGTGTCGCGCTTCTATGTGAAGGCCATCCGCGAGCGCATGTGGGAGGACGAGGACAGCGCCTCCAAGCACGCCGCCTACGACACGATGGCGACCGTGCTCGGCGAGGTGACGCGCCTGCTCGCACCGTACGCGCCGTACCTCACCGAGCGGATGTACCAGCACCTCGACGGCGAGGCGACGACGGTCCACCAACTGTCGACGCCGGCGGTCGACGCCGACCTCCGCGACGAGCAGTTGGAGACGGACATGGCCGTCCTCCGCGGCGTCGAGGAGGCCGCCGCGAACGCTCGCCAGCGCGCCGAGCGCAAACTGCGCTGGCCCGTCACGCGAGTCGTCGTCGAGAGCGACGACGACGCCGTGCGTGACTCGGTGTCGAACCTCCGTGACCTGCTGGGCGAGCGCGTCAACAGCCGCGCCGTCGAGGTCGTCGAGTCGTACGGCGAACTCGTCGAGGTGGCCGAACCCGAGATGTCCAAACTCGGCCCCGCCTTCGGCGGCGACGCCCAGGAGGTCATGACGGCCATCCAGGGCACCACTCGCGCCGAGTTGGAAGGGAGCGGCACGCTCGCCGTCGAAGTCGACGGCGAGGTGTACGACCTCGACGAGGAGATGGTGACGTTCCACTCGCAGGCGCCCGAGGGCGTCGTCAGCGCTGAGTTCGACGGCGGCACCGTGTACGTCGACACGGAACTCACCGAGGACGTGGAGTCGGAGGGGTACGCGCGCGACGTGGTCCGCCGCATCCAGGAGATGCGCAAGGAACTGGACCTCGAGGTCGACGAGCGCATCCGCGTGTCCGTCGACGTCGACGACGAGCGCGTCGCCGGCTTCGTCGACGAACACCGCGAGTACGTCGCCGAGGAGACGCGTGCGGACGCGTTCGTCGACGACGGCGACTTCGACCTCGTCGAGGAGTGGACCGTCGAGGACGTCGCGGTGACCATCGGCGTCGCACGAGTGAGCGCACAGTCTCCCGTAGAGGAGTAA
- a CDS encoding ArsR/SmtB family transcription factor: MATTERLERLIADEVGECCGSDVEDRLTDLRALGERAAVEAADETADLDALSALGSDTRYRLVRVVAAADDDLCVCELEPLVDVSESAVSHALSTLTDAGLLSRRKEGKWRYYGTTARSEALLDALDATREVAE; this comes from the coding sequence ATGGCAACGACCGAGCGGCTGGAGCGACTTATCGCCGACGAGGTCGGCGAGTGCTGCGGGAGCGACGTCGAGGACCGACTGACCGACCTCCGCGCGCTGGGCGAGCGCGCGGCGGTGGAGGCGGCCGACGAAACCGCCGACCTAGACGCGCTGTCGGCACTCGGGAGCGACACCCGCTACCGACTGGTTCGGGTCGTCGCCGCGGCCGACGACGACCTCTGTGTCTGCGAGTTGGAACCGTTGGTCGACGTGAGCGAGTCGGCGGTCAGTCACGCGCTGTCGACGCTGACCGACGCCGGCCTACTCTCGCGCCGCAAGGAGGGGAAGTGGCGCTACTACGGGACGACCGCGCGGTCGGAGGCGCTGTTGGACGCGCTGGACGCAACCCGGGAGGTGGCAGAATGA
- a CDS encoding bacterio-opsin activator domain-containing protein, producing the protein MASLTPSLATVRAAFDRLGPPGTPFTTPEIAAEFDCSDRTIYNRLDALVEEGAIETKKVGARGRVWWRPVGDRADDVPDAPERSGSSAPPHAQFPGSTVDNEMADRIRAFEWAETPLGPIDEWPTELHNAVSLMLGADEAIGIYWGDDLTLLYNDPARDVIGVKHPDALGQPARSVFPEAWETLGPIHERVLAGEGPVKHDELLLPIKRSDEVEDSWWDTSYNPIPLADGSIGGVFNIAVDVTDRVRAEQTLSETEHRLQVALNAAEMGTWEWNLDTQMVCADDAMLSLFDLPPTDEPVPVDQFMQNASDAGVAQVEEVPDITFEPGEEIQNDFKLEHLDPPRWISWRGRASDDDPSVLRGVTFDITQRKQAEIERERLLDETEHRYRRLFESIDEGFCIVEVLFDDDEPVDYRFVETNPAFERHTGLTDVEGERMHDLVPDHHDRWSERYGRIARTGEPERFQDQAENLDGRWYDVDAFRIGDPEERTVAILFDDITEQRRTQRALERLTTESRWLMNADAETIPDRVAELTGDVLGVEYAALWRYDDTSGTIREYERHTHSVADLGAVLLPEDFADDVWETFVRDEVDVDDALDVPDTDSTAARLRRRILAPVGRHGVICAGSTEPGAFDERTVNLVETVAATVAAAWDRAESVAALARQNDELAHFERLYSLLWEIDQLLVEADTADAIDEAACERLAASDLYECAWIGDFSADSGTVEPRAWAGIDSTALDDLAAPGDPSAAHENPFAAAVRTGETQVIADIATDPRAGPWRERALERGARSCLGIPLVHDESVYGVLVVYGRSTLHNERDSAVLGDLGKTIAHAIHAVETKVIRQTDSVVELTLQTATADTPLVQLARESGIVIEFRGLVPGTGRDTTVFFTATGADPDEVVAAGEEALAIEELRHLTDRETGSLYKATVVETTLAAQLLDNGSTIRSLTIDEGTATAVVALPETVDVREFVERVRRVVPGLELLARRSQTPSFDTTQHLQTTFEERLTPRQQEVIELAYRSGYFELPRVQTGQELSDALDIAQSTFNYHLRGAERTLLRVLFDQA; encoded by the coding sequence ATGGCTTCGTTGACACCCTCCCTCGCCACCGTCCGCGCGGCGTTCGACCGGCTCGGGCCGCCGGGAACACCGTTCACGACCCCGGAGATCGCCGCGGAGTTCGACTGTTCCGACCGGACCATCTACAACCGACTCGACGCGCTCGTCGAGGAGGGTGCCATCGAGACGAAGAAGGTCGGCGCCCGCGGGCGGGTGTGGTGGCGCCCAGTCGGCGACCGCGCCGACGACGTGCCCGACGCACCCGAACGCTCCGGTTCGTCCGCGCCCCCCCACGCCCAGTTCCCGGGTTCCACGGTCGACAACGAGATGGCCGACCGCATCCGGGCGTTCGAGTGGGCCGAGACGCCGCTGGGACCGATCGACGAGTGGCCCACCGAACTGCACAACGCGGTCAGCCTCATGCTGGGGGCGGACGAGGCCATCGGCATCTACTGGGGAGACGACTTGACGTTGCTGTACAACGACCCGGCGCGTGACGTCATCGGCGTGAAGCACCCGGACGCACTCGGGCAGCCCGCTCGAAGCGTCTTCCCGGAAGCGTGGGAGACGCTCGGTCCGATCCACGAGCGGGTGTTGGCAGGAGAGGGGCCGGTCAAACACGACGAACTGCTGCTCCCGATCAAACGGTCCGACGAGGTCGAGGACAGTTGGTGGGACACCAGCTACAATCCGATCCCGCTGGCCGACGGGTCGATCGGCGGCGTGTTCAACATCGCAGTCGACGTGACCGACAGGGTGCGGGCCGAACAGACGTTGAGCGAGACGGAACATCGGCTCCAAGTCGCGCTCAACGCCGCCGAGATGGGGACGTGGGAGTGGAATCTGGACACCCAGATGGTATGCGCCGACGACGCCATGCTGTCGCTGTTCGACTTGCCGCCCACTGACGAGCCCGTCCCGGTCGACCAGTTCATGCAGAACGCGTCGGACGCCGGCGTCGCGCAGGTCGAGGAGGTGCCGGACATCACGTTCGAACCCGGTGAGGAGATTCAGAACGACTTCAAACTCGAACACCTCGATCCGCCCCGCTGGATCTCTTGGCGTGGGCGCGCGTCCGACGACGACCCGTCAGTCCTCCGCGGTGTCACGTTCGACATCACACAGCGCAAACAGGCGGAGATCGAGCGCGAACGGCTGTTGGACGAAACCGAGCACCGGTACCGGAGGCTGTTCGAATCCATCGACGAGGGGTTCTGCATCGTCGAAGTGCTGTTCGACGACGACGAGCCCGTCGACTACCGCTTCGTGGAGACGAACCCGGCGTTCGAACGCCACACCGGCCTGACCGATGTTGAGGGCGAACGGATGCACGACCTGGTGCCGGACCACCACGACCGCTGGTCCGAGCGATATGGACGGATCGCTCGAACCGGCGAACCCGAGCGGTTCCAAGACCAAGCCGAGAACCTCGACGGTCGCTGGTACGACGTCGACGCGTTCCGAATCGGCGACCCCGAGGAGCGCACAGTCGCCATCCTGTTCGACGACATCACCGAACAGCGACGGACCCAACGGGCGCTCGAACGACTCACGACCGAAAGCCGGTGGCTGATGAACGCCGACGCCGAGACGATCCCCGACCGCGTCGCCGAACTCACGGGCGACGTGCTCGGCGTCGAGTACGCCGCACTCTGGCGGTACGACGACACGAGCGGGACGATCCGGGAGTACGAACGTCACACCCACTCGGTGGCCGACCTCGGTGCCGTCCTGCTCCCCGAGGACTTCGCCGACGACGTCTGGGAGACGTTCGTCCGCGACGAAGTCGACGTCGACGACGCGCTCGACGTGCCGGACACCGACTCGACGGCTGCACGATTGCGACGCCGTATCTTGGCTCCGGTCGGCCGACACGGCGTCATCTGCGCCGGCTCCACGGAGCCCGGAGCGTTCGACGAGCGGACCGTCAACCTCGTCGAGACGGTCGCCGCGACCGTCGCGGCCGCGTGGGACCGCGCCGAGAGCGTAGCCGCGCTGGCCCGACAGAACGACGAACTGGCCCACTTCGAGCGACTCTACTCGCTGCTGTGGGAGATCGACCAGTTGCTCGTGGAGGCCGACACCGCAGACGCCATCGACGAGGCGGCCTGCGAGCGGCTGGCGGCGTCCGATCTGTACGAGTGTGCGTGGATCGGCGACTTCAGCGCCGACTCCGGGACGGTCGAACCGCGGGCGTGGGCCGGCATCGACAGCACCGCGTTGGACGACCTCGCCGCGCCCGGCGACCCGTCGGCGGCGCACGAGAATCCCTTTGCGGCAGCGGTACGAACTGGAGAGACGCAAGTCATCGCGGACATCGCCACCGACCCGCGGGCGGGGCCGTGGCGCGAGCGGGCGCTCGAACGTGGCGCGCGGTCGTGTCTCGGCATCCCCCTCGTCCACGACGAGTCGGTCTACGGCGTCTTGGTCGTGTACGGCAGGTCGACACTCCACAACGAGCGCGATTCGGCGGTGCTCGGCGACCTCGGGAAGACCATCGCGCACGCCATCCACGCCGTGGAGACGAAGGTGATCCGGCAGACCGACAGCGTCGTCGAACTCACGCTCCAGACCGCCACGGCAGACACGCCGCTCGTCCAACTCGCACGCGAGTCGGGCATCGTGATCGAGTTCCGGGGGCTGGTGCCGGGAACGGGGCGTGACACGACCGTGTTCTTCACCGCGACCGGCGCCGACCCCGACGAGGTGGTCGCTGCAGGCGAGGAGGCACTGGCTATCGAGGAACTGCGGCACCTGACCGACCGCGAGACCGGGTCTCTGTACAAAGCCACGGTGGTCGAGACGACGCTCGCTGCACAGTTGCTCGACAACGGGTCGACGATCCGTTCGCTGACCATCGACGAGGGTACGGCGACCGCCGTCGTGGCGCTGCCGGAGACGGTCGACGTCCGCGAGTTCGTCGAGCGGGTGCGTCGAGTAGTTCCCGGGCTGGAACTGCTCGCGCGACGGTCGCAGACGCCGTCGTTCGACACGACACAGCACCTGCAGACGACGTTCGAGGAGCGCCTCACCCCGCGCCAACAGGAGGTCATCGAGTTGGCCTACCGGAGCGGGTACTTCGAGCTCCCCCGCGTGCAGACAGGGCAGGAGCTCTCCGACGCGCTGGACATCGCCCAATCGACGTTCAACTACCACCTGAGGGGGGCAGAACGGACGCTCCTGCGTGTGCTGTTCGACCAGGCGTAG
- a CDS encoding anaerobic glycerol-3-phosphate dehydrogenase subunit C, whose product MDLRPGADSCYKCTSCDTSCPVAEVDDSFPGPKFQGPEQWRLKRKEDTEIDDSIMGCSNCMRCDGACPSDVPLSQMHNSARGEYVDNQMDKLSREYIRNRILANYGTLARLGSKVPRLTNAVMGNSLVQKVNEKVLGITAERDFPEFADETFRSWWKKRGGPKVQSEEKRIAYFHGDYANYNTVEVAKALVRVYEEFGYEILVPDQRCSGTPMFANGMLDDARRSAKVNVENLGDAIENGYDIVASCTSCSMALRQEYPEQFDLDGTETVAANTYDALEYLLINENVIDPIRAVDGDELDLPDFAYHAPCHSRNQGLDRQAVELFRHLDGVGVEDVGDSCSGISGTYGWKEEKYDYSMAIGEEMFEHMEHAEGETGMTECPTCSMQMEHGTGYEINHPLEVLEKALVETDVEV is encoded by the coding sequence ATGGACCTGCGGCCGGGCGCCGACTCCTGTTACAAGTGCACCTCCTGCGACACCTCCTGTCCGGTCGCGGAGGTCGACGACTCGTTCCCGGGGCCGAAGTTCCAGGGGCCCGAGCAGTGGCGCCTCAAGCGCAAGGAGGACACCGAGATCGACGACTCGATCATGGGCTGTTCGAACTGCATGCGCTGTGACGGCGCCTGTCCATCAGACGTGCCGCTCTCGCAGATGCACAACAGCGCCCGCGGGGAGTACGTCGACAACCAGATGGACAAGCTCTCGCGGGAGTACATCCGCAACCGCATCCTCGCGAACTACGGCACGCTCGCCCGCCTCGGCTCGAAGGTTCCCCGCCTCACCAACGCCGTGATGGGCAACTCGCTGGTCCAGAAGGTGAACGAGAAGGTGCTCGGCATCACCGCCGAACGCGACTTCCCGGAGTTCGCCGACGAGACGTTCCGTTCGTGGTGGAAGAAGCGCGGCGGCCCGAAGGTCCAGAGCGAGGAGAAGCGCATCGCGTACTTCCACGGCGACTACGCCAACTACAACACCGTCGAGGTGGCGAAGGCGCTCGTCCGCGTGTACGAGGAGTTCGGCTACGAGATCCTCGTCCCCGACCAGCGCTGTTCGGGCACGCCGATGTTCGCCAACGGCATGCTCGACGACGCGCGCCGCTCGGCGAAGGTGAACGTCGAGAACCTGGGCGACGCCATCGAGAACGGGTACGACATCGTCGCCTCCTGCACCTCCTGTTCGATGGCGCTGCGCCAGGAGTACCCCGAGCAGTTCGACCTCGACGGCACCGAGACCGTCGCGGCCAACACCTACGATGCCTTGGAGTACCTCCTCATCAACGAGAACGTCATCGACCCCATCCGCGCGGTCGACGGCGACGAACTCGACCTCCCGGACTTCGCGTACCACGCGCCGTGTCACTCCCGGAATCAGGGGCTCGACCGGCAGGCGGTGGAGCTGTTCCGCCACCTCGACGGCGTCGGTGTGGAGGACGTCGGCGACTCCTGTTCGGGCATCTCGGGGACGTACGGCTGGAAGGAGGAGAAGTACGACTACTCCATGGCCATCGGCGAGGAGATGTTCGAGCACATGGAGCACGCCGAGGGCGAGACGGGCATGACCGAGTGCCCCACCTGCTCGATGCAGATGGAACACGGGACCGGCTACGAGATCAACCACCCGCTGGAAGTGCTGGAGAAGGCGCTCGTCGAGACGGACGTCGAGGTCTGA
- a CDS encoding DUF7344 domain-containing protein: MIVEAADDAPSMDTMLDVLANGYRRRLLAALLEHNPQDDRDPQLPADTICSDEDLETLKIRMRHTHLPKLEGAGVVEWDREANSVRKGPHFDEIRPLLELMSAHADELPGCWV, from the coding sequence ATGATCGTTGAGGCGGCGGACGACGCACCATCGATGGATACGATGTTGGACGTCTTGGCGAACGGGTACCGGCGCCGGTTACTCGCCGCGTTGCTCGAACACAATCCACAGGACGACCGTGATCCACAGTTGCCCGCGGACACCATCTGTTCGGACGAGGACTTGGAGACGCTCAAGATCCGTATGCGGCACACCCACCTCCCGAAACTGGAGGGTGCGGGAGTCGTCGAGTGGGATCGGGAGGCCAACTCGGTGCGGAAGGGACCGCACTTCGACGAGATTCGCCCCCTGCTCGAACTAATGAGTGCCCACGCGGACGAACTCCCCGGTTGCTGGGTGTGA
- a CDS encoding low molecular weight phosphatase family protein has product MSADETAGGDEPVRLAFVCVQNAGRSQMSYAFAQREAERRGLGDRVELLTGGTHPADHVHEEVVDTMADIGIDVAGRTPQKLTDEQLNECDYVATMGCSTLSLADTVQARDWALTDPDGKSPEEVAAIRDEIEGLVVDLFDEAFGRDEGGADGAGA; this is encoded by the coding sequence ATGAGCGCCGACGAGACCGCCGGAGGCGACGAGCCAGTCCGCCTCGCGTTCGTCTGCGTCCAGAACGCCGGTCGCTCGCAGATGTCGTACGCGTTCGCGCAGCGGGAGGCCGAGCGCCGCGGCCTCGGCGACCGCGTCGAACTGCTGACGGGCGGCACCCACCCCGCCGACCACGTCCACGAGGAGGTCGTCGACACGATGGCCGACATCGGCATCGACGTGGCCGGGCGGACGCCCCAGAAGCTCACCGACGAGCAGTTGAACGAGTGCGACTACGTCGCCACGATGGGCTGTTCGACGCTGTCGCTGGCGGACACGGTGCAGGCGCGCGACTGGGCGCTCACCGACCCCGACGGGAAGTCGCCGGAGGAGGTCGCCGCGATCCGCGACGAGATCGAGGGCCTCGTCGTCGACCTGTTCGACGAGGCGTTCGGAAGGGACGAAGGCGGCGCTGACGGGGCCGGAGCGTAG
- a CDS encoding DUF7500 family protein, translated as MSDADDPDAPEDADEAVRDVVRVDGPDPSDEDEGDDEGPPVGRDGVMDPEDLDIRGRDGVDETEDGRYVISTGGGRHDDLRDPGALLDDDQADAGGSGDDPNHADRRASVADPEAETSGHSSPDSEDDPLAAVAAELGALSASHGFALAVAAGGDTDTLRVASADPTDTLATALRWYARRVNPGEPPEETLRELIAASDLALDVS; from the coding sequence ATGAGCGACGCCGACGACCCAGACGCGCCGGAGGACGCCGACGAGGCGGTCCGCGACGTCGTCCGCGTCGACGGCCCCGACCCGAGCGACGAGGACGAGGGCGACGACGAGGGGCCGCCCGTCGGCCGCGACGGTGTGATGGACCCGGAGGACCTGGACATCCGCGGTCGCGACGGCGTCGACGAGACGGAAGACGGGCGCTACGTCATCTCCACCGGTGGCGGGCGCCACGACGACCTCCGCGACCCGGGAGCGCTGCTCGACGACGACCAGGCGGACGCTGGCGGGAGCGGCGACGATCCGAACCACGCGGACCGACGAGCGTCGGTCGCCGACCCCGAAGCCGAGACGTCGGGCCACTCCTCGCCTGATTCTGAGGACGACCCGCTGGCGGCGGTCGCCGCCGAACTCGGCGCGCTCTCCGCCTCCCACGGCTTCGCGCTCGCGGTCGCCGCCGGCGGCGACACCGACACCCTCCGCGTCGCCTCCGCCGACCCGACGGACACGCTCGCGACGGCGCTGCGGTGGTACGCGCGGCGCGTGAACCCCGGCGAACCGCCGGAGGAGACGCTCCGCGAACTGATCGCGGCCTCCGACCTCGCGCTCGACGTGTCGTAA